Proteins found in one Lepeophtheirus salmonis chromosome 9, UVic_Lsal_1.4, whole genome shotgun sequence genomic segment:
- the LOC121123922 gene encoding zinc finger protein castor homolog 1 isoform X4 translates to MSLYLSTASSSSTSSASASFSHHLLPTSSKSSMTLASDSPHGEDTPEVGSEHGVVRSLESDEEDLPPMEEDDDESEEDRLPPPPPLDDDDDSMDYDERLLLREDNESNDNESLKNNSLCSSVGSSRVNKRKNFRPRNIVYNHNQNSSSNPEDEDDGVEEEESPLNLSSYMNFNKSLLPRKLEEGSPESKDLGGVPAVSIAGGLPMDLSKPSLSSEHQAQKLSLVSRDVLYGGGGNSTPPQLGGLLPPPSGTNPFSGVGVGGVDAMKEAFQEILKLYGVPPELAELIAKNAQNFSGNNNNSGSGVSAHTTPSSQPLISSSGESNNRPLQVPPTFPGGLLSNALLSLSSNNSSRVTLPGGGASHHPPTPPRTPKSSDQSRFSLSSSSAVDPSCSSSKTPPHPFLSLASLNESSCSSSPSALSPRLSMPSQQQPCLSTHLLAGILPGSKTSSADYTRYFKRFSSASDCGSSSCKDLNYREHFHCTVFMCRNRVFAKKEEMIRHAKWHQKLDEAYKYGFRRVTPMDDCTDQFPGCQHNRKQTHYHCIQSESCDKCYISTSDVQMHFNYHRKDNAIQREGFLRYRGHEDCNSPICPFRSQKTTHFHCNRLGCQFIFKNKADMEKHKSYHMKDEQMNEDGFRKYTKQDPCGYSECIYSSKTNHIHCIREGCGYVLNSSGELLTHKRKHERRDASFLKNLKGSLSSHPPPPSYSPFRGDSTLSAAAVASSYISRDANAPPPNVFPPTDMLKDRIPEDAWRNYLLHFEASEICGFQNCDMEESEHYHCKDEGCESIFRSDDGVKDHGRSHYLQDQVSDAFFTRGDPIDLDEEEEDYRENEEKRVLFCPEKCINKILHFHCKWDNCNEIIFNSESPFKRLEHYKIHEYTRKWNLNKVEPISMTQTTNVDTMFKRKRGRPPKNRVVEIPGNGMGGLDNSPQAVFTSFKLPKPGQHLQASSISPITIPHHHQQTTTPTTNINAINNNHSHHHHLSPLSSEALSKLSSAASNSLKTLSAPLGGLPAMASQLIGSPDSPGSSSLAKSPSDPEGMNRDDTASPKGLIKSKGTYYPLTAFPTSMPQGPVIRQDLSPPRNEPSNEETSPPVSLKSKFGVNFMVSFGRQDQGGSGSTHPTESALAKLLQASKDIVGDISAHPLFGPEPEEESCGRPFCKLKRRPHYHCNFCNQGFTERDKLEVHLKKHTAENAKPSIASILQETKQPLPQEALVPKELIVAPSSPPCSSPPASNNIISSSNASHSNPLASSPVPKSSTSPLPFNFPNFLRSSFGSTPPPSLSNSTSTTPSSFPSFLPPNMMLPGFPSFGGDTNSPTGTKSKLPSYDPVQHPLTHLPPNIAEARKRSRSPPSARCLDEEEAKKLRVQAASMKTNKDEPVPEGYMRFRRSFRFNEDCGFEFCNYREHQTHFHCMRKDCNYRFCDKTRFVQHTARHERLDSLCGDEFEGFRGVTCGRDVCEYNIVNMKIVPMIGDTQKSSSHFHCLKCDYYCTDTNKVVAHRRQHQKLDSIMSAGFEKYSPSQFCSFEGCLHNNKQTHYHCKKCQYSVLGLSQMEAHKYRHLND, encoded by the exons ATGTCCTTATATTTGAGTACAGCCTCATCGTCCTCCACTTCCTCTGCTTCAGCCTCCTTCAGTCATCATCTACTCCCCACATCCTCAAAGAGCAGCATGACCCTTGCATCAGATTCCCCTCATGGAGAGGATACACCAGAAGTAGGGAGTGAACATGGTGTTGTCCGATCTCTGGAGTCTGATGAAGAAGATCTCCCTCCTATGGAAGAGGACGACGATGAGTCCGAAGAGGATCGTCTACCCCCACCTCCGCCTCTGGATGATGACGACGACTCCATGGACTATGATGAGAGACTTCTTCTTCGTGAGGACAACGAGTCCAATGACAATGAATCCCTCAAAAACAATTCTCTCTGTTCCTCTGTTGGGAGCTCTCGTGTTAATAAGCGGAAAAACTTTAGACCTCGAAACATTGTGTATAACCACAATCAGAATAGTTCCTCGAATCCCGAAGACGAAGACGACGGAGTCGAAGAAGAAGAGAGCCCTCTAAATCTGAGCAGCTACATGAACTTTAACAAGTCGCTTCTACCTCGCAAATTAGAAGAGGGATCTCCGGAGAGCAAGGATCTTGGAGGAGTTCCTGCCGTATCCATTGCCGGCGGCTTACCCATGGATCTCTCCAAGCCTTCTCTCTCTAGTGAACATCAGGCACAAAAACTCTCCCTTGTGAGCCGTGACGTCCTTTATGGGGGAGGAGGAAACTCTACTCCTCCTCAACTTGGGGGTCTCCTTCCACCTCCTTCGGGGACTAATCCTTTTTCAGGTGTCGGTGTAGGGGGAGTTGATGCCATGAAGGAAGCCTTTCAAGAAATCCTTAAACTCTATGGGGTTCCTCCAGAATTGGCTGAACTCATTGcgaaaaatgctcaaaatttcTCAG GTAATAACAACAATAGCGGCTCTGGAGTGTCCGCTCACACAACCCCCTCTTCACAACCCCTCATCTCATCCTCTGGAGAGAGCAATAACAGGCCTCTCCAAGTTCCCCCTACCTTTCCTGGAGGCCTTTTATCCAATGCATTACTCAGTCTGAGTAGTAATAACAGCTCAAGGGTCACACTCCCAGGAGGAGGAGCCTCTCATCATCCTCCAACCCCTCCTAGAACCCCCAAATCATCTGATCAATCCCGTTTTTCCCTCTCATCCTCCTCTGCGGTTGATCCTTCGTGCTCTTCTTCCAAGACACCCCCTCACCCCTTCCTCTCCCTTGCATCCCTCAATGAGTCCTCTTGTTCCTCCTCCCCATCAGCCCTCTCTCCCCGTCTCTCAATGCCATCTCAACAACAGCCATGTCTCTCAACCCATCTACTTGCTGGGATCCTCCCAGGAAGCAAAACCTCATCCGCAGACTATACTCGCTATTTCAAGCGATTCTCTTCTGCATCCGACTGTGGCTCAAGTAGCTGCAAGGATCTCAATTACAGAGAACACTTTCACTGCACCGTCTTTATGTGTCGCAATCGA GTCTTTGCAAAGAAGGAGGAAATGATCCGACATGCCAAATGGCATCAAAAACTGGATGAAGCCTACAAATATGGTTTCCGTCGAGTGACGCCCATGGATGACTGTACAGATCAGTTCCCTGGCTGTCAACACAATCGTAAGCAAACCCATTATCATTGCATCCAATCCGAGTCCTGCGACAAATGCTACATCTCTACGTCTGATGTTCAAATGCATTTCAACTATCATCGCAAAGACAATGCAATTCAGAGAGAGGGATTTCTTCGCTATCGGGGACATGAGGACTGTAACTCTCCTATTTGTCCCTTTCGATCTCAGAAAACCACTCATTTTCATTGTAATCGCCTCGgctgtcaatttatttttaagaacaagGCTGACATGGAGAAGCACAAAAGCTATCATATGAAGGACGAACAGATGAACGAGGATGGATTTCGAAAATACACAAAACAGGATCCCTGTGGCTACTCAGAGTGTATCTATTCCAGCAAAACCAATCATATTCATTGTATTCGAGAGGGATGTGGGTATGTCCTCAACTCTAGTGGGGAGCTCCTTACTCACAAGAGAAAGCATGAGCGGAGAGACGCCTCCTTCCTCAA GAATTTAAAAGGCTCCTTATCATCCCACCCGCCTCCTCCTTCCTATTCTCCCTTCAGAGGGGACTCAACCCTCTCCGCTGCCGCAGTTGCCTCTTCATATATCTCAAGGGATGCCAATGCACCTCCTCCAAATGTATTTCCACCCACTGACATGCTCAAAGACAGA ATTCCTGAGGATGCCTGGCGCAATTATCTCCTACATTTCGAGGCCTCTGAGATCTGTGGCTTCCAAAACTGTGACATGGAAGAGTCAGAGCATTATCATTGCAAAGATGAGGGCTGTGAATCCATTTTCCGAAGCGATGACGGAGTCAAAGACCATGGTCGAAGTCATTATCTACAAGATCAGGTCTCTGATGCCTTTTTCACCCGTGGGGATCCCATTGATCTGGATGAAGAAGAGGAAGACTATAGGGAAAATGAAGAGAAGCGTGTTTTATTCTGTCCCGAGAAATGTATCaataaaatacttcattttcaTTGCAAATGG GACAATTGCAACGAAATCATTTTCAATAGCGAGTCTCCCTTTAAACGCTTAGAGCACTACAAAATCCACGAGTATACTCGTAAATGGAATTTAAATAAAGTCGAGCCCATCTCCATGACCCAAACCACAAACGTGGATACCATGTTTAAAAGAAAGCGGGGACGTCCCCCCAAGAATCGCGTTGTGGAG ATCCCTGGAAATGGAATGGGTGGCTTGGACAACTCACCCCAAGCTGTATTCACCAGCTTCAAACTTCCTAAGCCGGGACAACACCTTCAAGCCTCCTCCATATCCCCAATCACCATTCCTCACCACCATCAACAAACAACTACTCCCACCACCAACATCAATGCTATCAATAATAATCACTCTCACCATCATCACCTTAGTCCACTCTCCAGTGAAGCTCTCTCTAAATTGTCATCTGCTGCTTCAAACTCTCTCAAAACTCTTTCAGCCCCTCTTGGAGGCCTTCCTGCCATGGCTAGTCAATTGATTGGATCTCCGGACTCGCCTGGATCTTCCTCTCTGGCAAAATCACCATCTGACCCTGAAGGAATGAATAGGGATGACACAGCATCTCCTAAAGGACTCATCAAGTCCAAGGGAACTTACTATCCACTTACTGCCTTCCCTACGTCGATGCCCCAAGGCCCAGTTATTCGTCAGGACTTGAGTCCACCCCGAAATGAACCCTCCA atgaggAAACGAGTCCCCCTGTGAGTTTAAAGTCAAAGTTTGGAGTTAATTTTATGGTTTCATTTGGCCGTCAAGACCAGGGCGGCTCTGGAAGTACACATCCTACCGAGAGTGCGCTTGCAAAACTTTTGCAGGCAAGCAAAGACATAGTTGGAGACATCTCTGCTCATCCTCTCTTTGGACCTGAGCCAGAAGAAGAATCTTGTGGTCGACCTTTCTGCAAACTCAAACGTCGGCCTCACTATCACTGTAATTTCTGTAATCAG GGTTTCACGGAGAGAGATAAATTGGAGGTTCATCTCAAGAAACACACAGCTGAAAATGCAAAGCCCTCCATTGCTTCTATCCTTCAAGAAACAAAGCAACCTCTTCCTCAAGAGGCACTTGTTCCCAAGGAATTGATTGTTGCTCCAAGCAGTCCTCCCTGTAGTTCACCTCCAGCCTCAAACAACATTATCAGTAGCAGCAATGCCTCTCATAGCAATCCCTTGGCCAGTAGTCCTGTTCCAAAGTCCAGCACATCTCCACTACCCTTCAATTTTCCAAACTTTCTCCGCTCCTCTTTTGGATCCACGCCCCCTCCCTCACTCTCCAATTCAACTTCAACCACTCCATCGAGCTTTCCTTCCTTTCTCCCTCCTAACATGATGCTCCCAGGATTTCCGTCATTTGGAGGAGACACCAACTCTCCAACGGGAACCAAGTCCAAACTACCCTCCTATGATCCCGTTCAACATCCTTTGACCCATCTCCCTCCCAACATTGCAGAAGCACGTAAACGATCTCGTAGTCCACCTAGTGCTCGTTGTCTCGATGAAGAAGAGGCCAAGAAACTTCGGGTACAAGCCGCTTCCatgaaaacaaataaagatGAACCCGTTCCCGAGGGCTACATGCGCTTTAG ACGATCCTTTCGCTTCAACGAGGACTGCGGGTTTGAGTTTTGCAATTATCGCGAGCATCAAACCCATTTCCATTGCATGAGAAAGGATTGCAATTATCGTTTCTGCGACAAAACCCGATTTGTGCAACACACGGCTCGACATGAAAGACTGGATTCCCTTTGTGGTGACGAATTTGAGGGCTTCAGAGGTGTGACCTGCGGACGGGATGTCTGTGAATACAACATTGTCAACATGAAGA TCGTGCCGATGATTGGGGATACTCAAAAGAGCTCAAGTCATTTCCATTGCCTCAAATGCGATTACTACTGTACGGATACAAACAAAGTCGTGGCTCATCGCCGTCAACATCAAAAGCTGGACTCCATCATGTCAGCAGGATTCGAGAAATATTCTCCAAGTCAATTCTGCTCATTTGAAGGTTGTCTACATAACAATAAACAAACTCACTATCActgtaaaaaatgtcaatattccGTTTTGGGTTTATCACAGATGGAAGCTCACAAATATCGCCATCTCAACGATTAA
- the LOC121123922 gene encoding zinc finger protein castor homolog 1 isoform X3 — MSLYLSTASSSSTSSASASFSHHLLPTSSKSSMTLASDSPHGEDTPEVGSEHGVVRSLESDEEDLPPMEEDDDESEEDRLPPPPPLDDDDDSMDYDERLLLREDNESNDNESLKNNSLCSSVGSSRVNKRKNFRPRNIVYNHNQNSSSNPEDEDDGVEEEESPLNLSSYMNFNKSLLPRKLEEGSPESKDLGGVPAVSIAGGLPMDLSKPSLSSEHQAQKLSLVSRDVLYGGGGNSTPPQLGGLLPPPSGTNPFSGVGVGGVDAMKEAFQEILKLYGVPPELAELIAKNAQNFSGNNNNSGSGVSAHTTPSSQPLISSSGESNNRPLQVPPTFPGGLLSNALLSLSSNNSSRVTLPGGGASHHPPTPPRTPKSSDQSRFSLSSSSAVDPSCSSSKTPPHPFLSLASLNESSCSSSPSALSPRLSMPSQQQPCLSTHLLAGILPGSKTSSADYTRYFKRFSSASDCGSSSCKDLNYREHFHCTVFMCRNRVFAKKEEMIRHAKWHQKLDEAYKYGFRRVTPMDDCTDQFPGCQHNRKQTHYHCIQSESCDKCYISTSDVQMHFNYHRKDNAIQREGFLRYRGHEDCNSPICPFRSQKTTHFHCNRLGCQFIFKNKADMEKHKSYHMKDEQMNEDGFRKYTKQDPCGYSECIYSSKTNHIHCIREGCGYVLNSSGELLTHKRKHERRDASFLKNLKGSLSSHPPPPSYSPFRGDSTLSAAAVASSYISRDANAPPPNVFPPTDMLKDRIPEDAWRNYLLHFEASEICGFQNCDMEESEHYHCKDEGCESIFRSDDGVKDHGRSHYLQDQVSDAFFTRGDPIDLDEEEEDYRENEEKRVLFCPEKCINKILHFHCKWDNCNEIIFNSESPFKRLEHYKIHEYTRKWNLNKVEPISMTQTTNVDTMFKRKRGRPPKNRVVEVWNENIPGNGMGGLDNSPQAVFTSFKLPKPGQHLQASSISPITIPHHHQQTTTPTTNINAINNNHSHHHHLSPLSSEALSKLSSAASNSLKTLSAPLGGLPAMASQLIGSPDSPGSSSLAKSPSDPEGMNRDDTASPKGLIKSKGTYYPLTAFPTSMPQGPVIRQDLSPPRNEPSNEETSPPVSLKSKFGVNFMVSFGRQDQGGSGSTHPTESALAKLLQASKDIVGDISAHPLFGPEPEEESCGRPFCKLKRRPHYHCNFCNQGFTERDKLEVHLKKHTAENAKPSIASILQETKQPLPQEALVPKELIVAPSSPPCSSPPASNNIISSSNASHSNPLASSPVPKSSTSPLPFNFPNFLRSSFGSTPPPSLSNSTSTTPSSFPSFLPPNMMLPGFPSFGGDTNSPTGTKSKLPSYDPVQHPLTHLPPNIAEARKRSRSPPSARCLDEEEAKKLRVQAASMKTNKDEPVPEGYMRFRRSFRFNEDCGFEFCNYREHQTHFHCMRKDCNYRFCDKTRFVQHTARHERLDSLCGDEFEGFRGVTCGRDVCEYNIVNMKIVPMIGDTQKSSSHFHCLKCDYYCTDTNKVVAHRRQHQKLDSIMSAGFEKYSPSQFCSFEGCLHNNKQTHYHCKKCQYSVLGLSQMEAHKYRHLND, encoded by the exons ATGTCCTTATATTTGAGTACAGCCTCATCGTCCTCCACTTCCTCTGCTTCAGCCTCCTTCAGTCATCATCTACTCCCCACATCCTCAAAGAGCAGCATGACCCTTGCATCAGATTCCCCTCATGGAGAGGATACACCAGAAGTAGGGAGTGAACATGGTGTTGTCCGATCTCTGGAGTCTGATGAAGAAGATCTCCCTCCTATGGAAGAGGACGACGATGAGTCCGAAGAGGATCGTCTACCCCCACCTCCGCCTCTGGATGATGACGACGACTCCATGGACTATGATGAGAGACTTCTTCTTCGTGAGGACAACGAGTCCAATGACAATGAATCCCTCAAAAACAATTCTCTCTGTTCCTCTGTTGGGAGCTCTCGTGTTAATAAGCGGAAAAACTTTAGACCTCGAAACATTGTGTATAACCACAATCAGAATAGTTCCTCGAATCCCGAAGACGAAGACGACGGAGTCGAAGAAGAAGAGAGCCCTCTAAATCTGAGCAGCTACATGAACTTTAACAAGTCGCTTCTACCTCGCAAATTAGAAGAGGGATCTCCGGAGAGCAAGGATCTTGGAGGAGTTCCTGCCGTATCCATTGCCGGCGGCTTACCCATGGATCTCTCCAAGCCTTCTCTCTCTAGTGAACATCAGGCACAAAAACTCTCCCTTGTGAGCCGTGACGTCCTTTATGGGGGAGGAGGAAACTCTACTCCTCCTCAACTTGGGGGTCTCCTTCCACCTCCTTCGGGGACTAATCCTTTTTCAGGTGTCGGTGTAGGGGGAGTTGATGCCATGAAGGAAGCCTTTCAAGAAATCCTTAAACTCTATGGGGTTCCTCCAGAATTGGCTGAACTCATTGcgaaaaatgctcaaaatttcTCAG GTAATAACAACAATAGCGGCTCTGGAGTGTCCGCTCACACAACCCCCTCTTCACAACCCCTCATCTCATCCTCTGGAGAGAGCAATAACAGGCCTCTCCAAGTTCCCCCTACCTTTCCTGGAGGCCTTTTATCCAATGCATTACTCAGTCTGAGTAGTAATAACAGCTCAAGGGTCACACTCCCAGGAGGAGGAGCCTCTCATCATCCTCCAACCCCTCCTAGAACCCCCAAATCATCTGATCAATCCCGTTTTTCCCTCTCATCCTCCTCTGCGGTTGATCCTTCGTGCTCTTCTTCCAAGACACCCCCTCACCCCTTCCTCTCCCTTGCATCCCTCAATGAGTCCTCTTGTTCCTCCTCCCCATCAGCCCTCTCTCCCCGTCTCTCAATGCCATCTCAACAACAGCCATGTCTCTCAACCCATCTACTTGCTGGGATCCTCCCAGGAAGCAAAACCTCATCCGCAGACTATACTCGCTATTTCAAGCGATTCTCTTCTGCATCCGACTGTGGCTCAAGTAGCTGCAAGGATCTCAATTACAGAGAACACTTTCACTGCACCGTCTTTATGTGTCGCAATCGA GTCTTTGCAAAGAAGGAGGAAATGATCCGACATGCCAAATGGCATCAAAAACTGGATGAAGCCTACAAATATGGTTTCCGTCGAGTGACGCCCATGGATGACTGTACAGATCAGTTCCCTGGCTGTCAACACAATCGTAAGCAAACCCATTATCATTGCATCCAATCCGAGTCCTGCGACAAATGCTACATCTCTACGTCTGATGTTCAAATGCATTTCAACTATCATCGCAAAGACAATGCAATTCAGAGAGAGGGATTTCTTCGCTATCGGGGACATGAGGACTGTAACTCTCCTATTTGTCCCTTTCGATCTCAGAAAACCACTCATTTTCATTGTAATCGCCTCGgctgtcaatttatttttaagaacaagGCTGACATGGAGAAGCACAAAAGCTATCATATGAAGGACGAACAGATGAACGAGGATGGATTTCGAAAATACACAAAACAGGATCCCTGTGGCTACTCAGAGTGTATCTATTCCAGCAAAACCAATCATATTCATTGTATTCGAGAGGGATGTGGGTATGTCCTCAACTCTAGTGGGGAGCTCCTTACTCACAAGAGAAAGCATGAGCGGAGAGACGCCTCCTTCCTCAA GAATTTAAAAGGCTCCTTATCATCCCACCCGCCTCCTCCTTCCTATTCTCCCTTCAGAGGGGACTCAACCCTCTCCGCTGCCGCAGTTGCCTCTTCATATATCTCAAGGGATGCCAATGCACCTCCTCCAAATGTATTTCCACCCACTGACATGCTCAAAGACAGA ATTCCTGAGGATGCCTGGCGCAATTATCTCCTACATTTCGAGGCCTCTGAGATCTGTGGCTTCCAAAACTGTGACATGGAAGAGTCAGAGCATTATCATTGCAAAGATGAGGGCTGTGAATCCATTTTCCGAAGCGATGACGGAGTCAAAGACCATGGTCGAAGTCATTATCTACAAGATCAGGTCTCTGATGCCTTTTTCACCCGTGGGGATCCCATTGATCTGGATGAAGAAGAGGAAGACTATAGGGAAAATGAAGAGAAGCGTGTTTTATTCTGTCCCGAGAAATGTATCaataaaatacttcattttcaTTGCAAATGG GACAATTGCAACGAAATCATTTTCAATAGCGAGTCTCCCTTTAAACGCTTAGAGCACTACAAAATCCACGAGTATACTCGTAAATGGAATTTAAATAAAGTCGAGCCCATCTCCATGACCCAAACCACAAACGTGGATACCATGTTTAAAAGAAAGCGGGGACGTCCCCCCAAGAATCGCGTTGTGGAG GTCTGGAATGAAAAT ATCCCTGGAAATGGAATGGGTGGCTTGGACAACTCACCCCAAGCTGTATTCACCAGCTTCAAACTTCCTAAGCCGGGACAACACCTTCAAGCCTCCTCCATATCCCCAATCACCATTCCTCACCACCATCAACAAACAACTACTCCCACCACCAACATCAATGCTATCAATAATAATCACTCTCACCATCATCACCTTAGTCCACTCTCCAGTGAAGCTCTCTCTAAATTGTCATCTGCTGCTTCAAACTCTCTCAAAACTCTTTCAGCCCCTCTTGGAGGCCTTCCTGCCATGGCTAGTCAATTGATTGGATCTCCGGACTCGCCTGGATCTTCCTCTCTGGCAAAATCACCATCTGACCCTGAAGGAATGAATAGGGATGACACAGCATCTCCTAAAGGACTCATCAAGTCCAAGGGAACTTACTATCCACTTACTGCCTTCCCTACGTCGATGCCCCAAGGCCCAGTTATTCGTCAGGACTTGAGTCCACCCCGAAATGAACCCTCCA atgaggAAACGAGTCCCCCTGTGAGTTTAAAGTCAAAGTTTGGAGTTAATTTTATGGTTTCATTTGGCCGTCAAGACCAGGGCGGCTCTGGAAGTACACATCCTACCGAGAGTGCGCTTGCAAAACTTTTGCAGGCAAGCAAAGACATAGTTGGAGACATCTCTGCTCATCCTCTCTTTGGACCTGAGCCAGAAGAAGAATCTTGTGGTCGACCTTTCTGCAAACTCAAACGTCGGCCTCACTATCACTGTAATTTCTGTAATCAG GGTTTCACGGAGAGAGATAAATTGGAGGTTCATCTCAAGAAACACACAGCTGAAAATGCAAAGCCCTCCATTGCTTCTATCCTTCAAGAAACAAAGCAACCTCTTCCTCAAGAGGCACTTGTTCCCAAGGAATTGATTGTTGCTCCAAGCAGTCCTCCCTGTAGTTCACCTCCAGCCTCAAACAACATTATCAGTAGCAGCAATGCCTCTCATAGCAATCCCTTGGCCAGTAGTCCTGTTCCAAAGTCCAGCACATCTCCACTACCCTTCAATTTTCCAAACTTTCTCCGCTCCTCTTTTGGATCCACGCCCCCTCCCTCACTCTCCAATTCAACTTCAACCACTCCATCGAGCTTTCCTTCCTTTCTCCCTCCTAACATGATGCTCCCAGGATTTCCGTCATTTGGAGGAGACACCAACTCTCCAACGGGAACCAAGTCCAAACTACCCTCCTATGATCCCGTTCAACATCCTTTGACCCATCTCCCTCCCAACATTGCAGAAGCACGTAAACGATCTCGTAGTCCACCTAGTGCTCGTTGTCTCGATGAAGAAGAGGCCAAGAAACTTCGGGTACAAGCCGCTTCCatgaaaacaaataaagatGAACCCGTTCCCGAGGGCTACATGCGCTTTAG ACGATCCTTTCGCTTCAACGAGGACTGCGGGTTTGAGTTTTGCAATTATCGCGAGCATCAAACCCATTTCCATTGCATGAGAAAGGATTGCAATTATCGTTTCTGCGACAAAACCCGATTTGTGCAACACACGGCTCGACATGAAAGACTGGATTCCCTTTGTGGTGACGAATTTGAGGGCTTCAGAGGTGTGACCTGCGGACGGGATGTCTGTGAATACAACATTGTCAACATGAAGA TCGTGCCGATGATTGGGGATACTCAAAAGAGCTCAAGTCATTTCCATTGCCTCAAATGCGATTACTACTGTACGGATACAAACAAAGTCGTGGCTCATCGCCGTCAACATCAAAAGCTGGACTCCATCATGTCAGCAGGATTCGAGAAATATTCTCCAAGTCAATTCTGCTCATTTGAAGGTTGTCTACATAACAATAAACAAACTCACTATCActgtaaaaaatgtcaatattccGTTTTGGGTTTATCACAGATGGAAGCTCACAAATATCGCCATCTCAACGATTAA